One genomic window of Glycine soja cultivar W05 chromosome 9, ASM419377v2, whole genome shotgun sequence includes the following:
- the LOC114424946 gene encoding replication protein A 70 kDa DNA-binding subunit A-like produces MAVSLTQSAIMEMCSANCPEGLQPVLQVIELKLVQSQQNSNVERYRLVLSDGSHYQQGMLATQKNDLVHAGKLQKGSVVRLTQFICNVVQSRKIIIIVDLDVVLDKCELIGEPVPAPKDAPTESATGQSGVTSGNPQLLNSSSHTGGMPARPNVASPSPDHPKVNPSASGVYSSNAPPTYPKVEHGVSRSAPFSGSSGGQNTGFRNPQFEASRPLQNSYARPPQQPMYRQPSPMYTNRAPMGRNEAAPRIIPIAALNPYQSMWTIKARVTFKGELRHYTNARGDGKVFSFDLLDSDGGEIRATCFNAVADQFYNVIEAGKVYLISRGSIKPAQKNFNHLRNDQELTLDVASIIQPCLDDNDSIPSQTFNYRPISEIESLENNSIVDVIGVVTSISPTASIMRKNGTEVQKRTLQLKDMSGRSVELTLWGNFCIVEGQRLQTICDAGEFPVLATKAVRVNDFNGKSVGTIATSQLYVEPDFPEACTLKRWFENEGKSVPTLSISREISNLGKTDVRKTISQIKDEKLGTSEKPDWISVFAAVSHIKVDNFCYPGCPLKIGDRQCNKKVTNNADGTWHCERCNQSIDTCDFRYLLSMQIQDHTGITWVTAFQESGEEIMGIPAKDLYYMKYEEQDDDKFSEIFHKVLFTEYMFKLRIKEEFYSDEQRIKSTIVKAEKVNFASKSRVNLELIFNELRAEKSKGITIPNSVTNNTRLGSVETGQVTPPAYYKSNANTSRDFGMPANQVGQQHGNQYSNISSAGAAPGSYTSCTNCGVSGHSSALCPNIRNVPGHSAGGGFANRASAGLGGGGGASVECYKCHQSGHYARDCPGFSAAPPSSYGSNSGGGGSGECFKCHQTGHWARDCPGLSAAPSSYGSANAMQGRYGVAQKQQFGGY; encoded by the exons atGGCCGTGTCCCTGACGCAGAGTGCGATAATGGAGATGTGCAGTGCGAATTGCCCCGAGGGCTTGCAACCGGTGCTGCAGGTGATCGAGTTGAAGCTGGTGCAGTCGCAGCAAAACAGCAACGTCGAGAGGTACCGTTTGGTTCTCTCCGACGGTTCACATTACCAGCAAGGGATGCTCGCCACGCAGAAGAACGACTTGGTTCATGCTGGAAAGTTACAGAAAGGTTCCGTTGTTAGACTCACTCAGTTCATCTGCAACGTTGTCCAGAGCCGCAA GATTATTATCATCGTTGACCTAGATGTTGTACTGGACAAATGTGAGCTGATTGGAGAACCTGTCCCTGCACCAAAAGATGCACCTACAGAATCTGCAACTGGTCAATCAGGAGTCACATCTGGGAATCCACAACTTTTGAATAGCAGTTCACACACTGGTGGCATGCCTGCTAGACCAAATGTGGCTTCACCATCTCCAGATCATCCAAAAGTAAATCCTTCTGCCAGTGGTGTTTATTCTAGTAATGCCCCTCCTACTTATCCTAAAGTAGAGCATGGAGTTAGTAGATCAGCACCATTCAGTGGGTCTTCTGGTGGTCAGAACACAGGTTTCCGCAATCCCCAATTTGAGGCGTCAAGGCCCTTGCAAAACTCATATGCTCGTCCACCTCAGCAGCCTATGTACCGTCAGCCATCTCCAATGTACACTAACAGAGCGCCAATGGGAAGAAATGAAGCTGCCCCCAGGATAATTCCAATAGCAGCATTGAATCCATACCAGAGTATGTGGACTATTAAAGCCAGGGTAACATTTAAGGGAGAACTCAGGCACTATACCAATGCTCGAGGTGATGGCAAGGTGTTTTCTTTTGATCTTCTGGATTCTGATGGCGGAGAAATTCGGGCAACTTGCTTCAATGCTGTGGCTGATCAGTTCTACAATGTTATTGAAGCTGGTAAGGTATATCTAATTTCCAGGGGAAGCATAAAGCCAGCTCAGAAGAATTTTAATCACCTTCGCAATGATCAAGAGCTGACCCTTGATGTGGCATCAATTATACAGCCATGCCTTGATGATAATGACTCAATTCCATCACAGACATTTAATTATCGCCCCATTAGTGAAATTGAAAGTTTGGAAAACAACAGCATTGTGGATGTGATTGGTGTGGTGACTTCTATTAGTCCTACAGCTTCAATCATGAGAAAAAATGGCACTGAAGTTCAGAAGAGAACTCTCCAGTTGAAAGACATGTCAGGCCGAAGTGTTGAGTTAACTCTATGGGGAAATTTTTGCATTGTAGAAGGACAAAGGTTGCAAACTATTTGTGATGCTGGGGAATTTCCAGTTTTGGCTACAAAAGCTGTCAGAGTAAATGATTTCAATGGGAAGTCTGTCGGGACTATAGCCACTAGTCAGCTATATGTGGAGCCTGATTTTCCTGAGGCTTGTACACTGAAAAGATGGTTTGAAAATGAAGGGAAGAGTGTCCCAACTCTCTCTATTTCCAGAGAAATATCTAATCTGGGTAAGACTGATGTGCGGAAGACTATATCTCAAATTAAAGATGAGAAGTTAGGGACTTCAGAGAAGCCTGATTGGATATCTGTCTTTGCAGCTGTTTCACACATTAAGGTTGATAACTTCTGTTACCCAGGGTGCCCTCTCAAGATAGGGGATAGACAATGTAACAAAAAGGTGACTAATAACGCAGATGGGACATGGCATTGTGAAAGATGTAATCAGTCTATTGACACATGTGACTTTAGGTACTTACTGTCAATGCAGATACAGGATCACACTGGCATAACATGGGTTACTGCTTTCCAGGAGAGTGGTGAGGAGATAATGGGTATACCTGCAAAAGATTTGTATTATATGAAGTATGAAGAGCAAGATGATGATAAGTTTTCTGAAATCTTCCACAAGGTTCTCTTCACCGAGTACATGTTCAAGTTAAGAATAAAAGAGGAATTCTACAGTGATGAACAACGTATTAAGTCAACGATAGTAAAAGCAGAAAAGGTAAACTTTGCTTCTAAATCTAGAGTTAATTTGGAGTTGATTTTTAACGAACTCAGGGCTGAGAAATCGAAAGGTATCACCATTCCCAACTCTGTAACCAATAATACTAGACTGGGGAGCGTTGAAACTGGACAAGTTACACCACCAGCTTATTATAAGAGCAATGCTAATACCAGTAGAGATTTTGGGATGCCGGCAAATCAAGTGGGTCAACAGCATGGAAACCAATATAGCAATATTTCTTCTGCAGGTGCTGCTCCTGGTTCATATACATCATGCACCAACTGTGGAGTCTCTGGTCATAGCTCTGCACTTTGCCCAAATATTAGAAATGTACCTGGACATTCTGCAGGAGGGGGCTTTGCCAACAGGGCATCTGCGGGAttaggtggtggtggtggagctTCTGTCGAATGCTATAAATGTCATCAAAGTGGTCATTATGCAAGAGATTGTCCTGGTTTCAGTGCAGCACCTCCATCATCATATGGGAGCAATTCAGGTGGTGGTGGTTCTGGCGAATGCTTTAAATGCCATCAAACTGGCCACTGGGCAAGAGACTGTCCTGGTCTCAGTGCAGCACCTTCATCATATGGAAGCGCTAATGCAATGCAGGGAAGATATGGGGTTGCTCAAAAGCAACAATTTGGAGGATATTGA